In the genome of Mucisphaera calidilacus, one region contains:
- a CDS encoding endo-1,4-beta-xylanase — protein sequence MKSKTRHHAPIAACLVLACAGHALAQTDLVINDFNSTGFDYSFEGFSYSTGPQAVRITDPHNGWGGVGIFDSLDLSAYTDARFVVDYRQRPTNSTDRFTLELIDQNNISAKWHFDNVTLDPISQTTQRVSTTTLAAPQEGIGDWSNIDLGNITRYQILGDYDGPDPFDLEFDRLALSTTVDPPPAYAGAEPDAAWRAVAEQQIRQHRMSDLHLTVTDAGAPLVGVDAHVRMTRHDFRWGSAISAHRVNDPSPQQDPYRNLAAELFNAGTIEASLQWKAWQGEWGPDFVRTQAIEALDWMDQQGMTARGHTFVWPGRQWLPEPVVQLIDEYNDHTTTSQRKAQIALELDASVLNHIAEKATTVGDRVAAWDVVNEVRANRDLMDILGDEAVETWFHAAAQAVPDATRFLNEYNILASGGKTNSPEQQELADTVERLIDAGTPIQGIGLQSHFRADALTGPEQLWDILDRFDQYGLSIEVTEFDFETTDEQLQADYTRDFLTATFAHPSIDGITQWGFREDAHWRPDAALYRSDGSIKPNGQAYRDLVLDQWWTDETISTNLDGEAALRAFKGDYDITLEYQGIRQTHDGLELRDLTLESNLPWAAGVDGYLRADITNTHGDMQIAQQDHLGSLQLDGVYTQLDTANLVLDLHADAGDTLFAQGVSLDGTLTLNLLPGQLPAVGSTIPLISSQTPILGGFVDVRSEFVAVNIRYTTQAIFAIVTDILLIPGDINLDHSVDLLDLSILASRFGDTLTQPEFVDINHDLSIDLLDLSILAANFGRSHQGVIPEPSIALAIALPVLIMGRRVTASR from the coding sequence ATGAAGAGTAAGACCCGACATCACGCACCGATCGCCGCCTGCCTGGTACTGGCCTGCGCCGGGCATGCGCTCGCGCAGACCGATCTGGTCATCAACGACTTTAACAGCACCGGCTTCGACTACAGCTTCGAGGGCTTTTCCTACAGCACCGGCCCGCAAGCCGTCCGCATCACCGACCCTCACAACGGGTGGGGTGGCGTCGGGATCTTCGATAGTCTCGACCTCTCTGCCTACACCGACGCGCGCTTCGTCGTTGACTACCGCCAACGCCCCACCAACAGCACCGACCGCTTCACCCTCGAACTGATCGACCAGAACAACATCAGCGCCAAGTGGCACTTCGACAACGTCACCCTCGACCCGATCAGCCAGACCACGCAACGCGTCAGCACCACTACGCTCGCGGCCCCCCAGGAAGGCATCGGCGACTGGTCCAACATCGACCTCGGCAACATCACCCGCTATCAGATCCTTGGCGATTATGACGGCCCGGACCCCTTCGACCTCGAGTTCGACCGTCTGGCACTCTCCACCACCGTCGACCCGCCCCCCGCCTACGCCGGAGCGGAACCCGACGCGGCCTGGCGTGCCGTCGCGGAACAGCAGATCCGGCAGCACCGCATGAGCGACCTGCACCTGACCGTCACCGACGCGGGAGCGCCGCTCGTTGGCGTCGACGCGCACGTCAGGATGACCCGCCACGACTTCCGCTGGGGCAGCGCGATCTCCGCCCACCGCGTCAACGACCCGTCGCCGCAGCAAGACCCCTACCGCAACCTTGCCGCCGAACTCTTCAACGCCGGCACCATCGAAGCCAGCCTCCAGTGGAAAGCGTGGCAAGGCGAGTGGGGACCCGATTTCGTGCGCACGCAGGCCATCGAGGCACTGGACTGGATGGACCAGCAGGGCATGACCGCTCGTGGGCACACCTTCGTCTGGCCCGGACGCCAGTGGCTCCCCGAGCCCGTCGTGCAGCTCATCGACGAGTACAACGACCACACCACCACCTCGCAGCGCAAAGCGCAGATCGCCCTCGAACTCGACGCCAGTGTCCTCAACCACATCGCCGAGAAAGCCACGACGGTAGGCGACCGCGTCGCCGCCTGGGACGTCGTCAACGAAGTCCGCGCCAACCGTGATCTCATGGATATCCTTGGTGACGAGGCGGTCGAGACCTGGTTCCACGCCGCCGCGCAGGCCGTCCCCGACGCGACACGCTTCCTCAACGAATACAACATCCTCGCCTCAGGCGGCAAAACCAACTCCCCCGAGCAGCAGGAACTCGCCGACACCGTCGAGCGCCTCATCGACGCGGGGACCCCGATCCAGGGCATCGGCCTGCAGAGCCACTTCCGCGCCGACGCCCTTACCGGCCCCGAGCAGCTCTGGGATATCCTCGACCGCTTTGACCAATACGGCCTCTCCATCGAAGTCACCGAGTTCGACTTCGAGACGACCGACGAGCAGCTTCAGGCCGACTACACGCGTGACTTCCTCACCGCCACGTTCGCCCACCCCTCGATCGATGGCATCACCCAATGGGGCTTCCGTGAGGACGCGCACTGGCGACCCGACGCAGCACTCTACCGCAGCGACGGGTCCATCAAGCCCAACGGTCAGGCCTACCGCGACCTTGTCCTCGACCAGTGGTGGACCGACGAAACCATCTCCACCAACCTTGACGGAGAAGCCGCACTCAGGGCTTTCAAGGGCGACTACGACATCACCCTCGAGTATCAAGGCATCCGGCAGACCCATGACGGCCTTGAGCTGCGCGACCTGACGCTTGAGAGCAACCTCCCCTGGGCCGCGGGCGTCGACGGCTACCTCCGGGCCGACATCACCAACACGCACGGCGACATGCAGATCGCGCAGCAGGACCATCTCGGCTCCCTGCAACTCGACGGCGTCTACACCCAGCTCGACACCGCCAACCTCGTCCTCGACCTCCACGCCGACGCCGGCGACACGCTCTTTGCGCAGGGCGTCTCCCTCGACGGCACGCTCACCCTCAACCTGCTGCCCGGACAACTCCCGGCCGTCGGTTCAACCATCCCCCTCATCAGCTCGCAGACACCCATCCTCGGCGGCTTCGTCGACGTCCGCAGCGAATTCGTCGCGGTCAACATCCGCTACACCACCCAGGCCATCTTCGCCATCGTCACCGACATTCTGCTCATCCCCGGCGACATCAACCTCGACCACAGCGTCGACCTGCTCGACCTCTCCATCCTCGCGTCACGCTTCGGGGACACCCTCACCCAACCCGAATTCGTCGATATCAATCACGACCTCAGCATCGACCTACTCGACCTCTCCATCCTCGCCGCCAATTTCGGCCGGTCGCATCAGGGCGTCATCCCGGAACCCTCCATCGCCCTTGCGATCGCGCTGCCCGTGCTGATCATGGGCCGCAGGGTTACGGCTTCACGGTAG
- a CDS encoding MFS transporter, with translation MPSITKPEDRVPLIQKLAYGAGGPIDVWSVWIFLSLVYPIFNMELKMDPLMIGVILLVFRLWDAVSDPIMGYISDNTRTRWGRRRPYLVVGAFLVGLTYPLMWWAPRSFGEQELFWWLIITGIFFYTCFTFYNMPYQSLLLEMTPDYNERTRVTGVRAIVSKFAGLGVGWAWWLTQRDVFRDPVTGEVDAVEAMRVISIGIGLMILVLGILPGLLVKERYYEHGFTRQQKKVSLWRSLSETLSNVPFLILMAIATLYMLGLTVVDALGKYIATYYVLGGDKAEASTWDGLGGTITFITGLVSIPVFTSIASRIGKNKALGIALGLVTLGTASSWFFYIPDQPMWMMLYYFTRGTGTGAIWLLIPSIQADVVDHDELQTGERREGAFASIFSWTLKLGLSLAYGLSGPILAMTGFDIELESNQAEGVMLNLRLAFCLVPTIAMLVTAYLLYIFPLTPARSAEIREQLEARRGKV, from the coding sequence ATGCCCTCGATCACCAAGCCCGAAGACCGTGTGCCTCTGATTCAGAAGCTTGCTTATGGCGCGGGCGGTCCGATCGACGTCTGGTCGGTGTGGATTTTCCTGAGCCTCGTCTACCCGATCTTCAACATGGAGTTGAAGATGGACCCGCTGATGATCGGGGTGATCCTGCTGGTCTTCAGGCTCTGGGACGCGGTGTCGGACCCGATCATGGGCTACATCAGCGACAACACGCGGACGCGTTGGGGGCGTCGCCGGCCTTACCTGGTTGTCGGCGCCTTCCTGGTCGGCCTGACGTATCCGCTGATGTGGTGGGCGCCCCGTTCGTTCGGCGAGCAGGAGCTGTTCTGGTGGCTGATCATCACGGGCATCTTCTTCTACACCTGCTTCACCTTCTACAACATGCCCTATCAGAGTTTGTTGCTGGAGATGACCCCTGACTACAACGAACGGACGCGCGTGACGGGGGTTCGCGCGATCGTGAGCAAGTTCGCGGGGCTGGGCGTCGGCTGGGCCTGGTGGCTGACCCAGCGGGACGTGTTCCGCGACCCGGTGACGGGCGAGGTGGACGCGGTGGAGGCGATGCGTGTGATCAGCATCGGGATCGGGTTGATGATCCTGGTGCTGGGGATTCTGCCGGGCCTGCTGGTCAAGGAACGCTACTACGAGCACGGTTTCACGCGTCAACAGAAGAAGGTCTCGCTCTGGCGCAGCCTGAGCGAGACGCTGTCGAACGTGCCGTTCCTGATCCTGATGGCGATCGCGACGCTCTACATGCTGGGCCTGACGGTGGTTGATGCTCTGGGTAAATACATCGCGACCTACTACGTGCTGGGTGGTGACAAGGCCGAGGCGTCGACGTGGGACGGCCTCGGCGGGACGATCACCTTTATCACAGGGCTCGTGTCGATCCCGGTCTTCACTTCGATCGCGAGCCGGATCGGTAAGAACAAGGCATTGGGGATCGCGCTGGGCCTGGTGACACTCGGCACGGCGTCGTCCTGGTTTTTCTATATCCCGGATCAGCCGATGTGGATGATGCTCTACTACTTCACACGCGGCACCGGGACCGGCGCCATCTGGCTGCTGATCCCTTCCATCCAGGCTGATGTCGTGGACCACGACGAACTCCAGACCGGTGAGCGACGCGAGGGCGCCTTCGCCTCCATCTTCTCGTGGACCCTCAAGCTCGGACTGTCGCTGGCGTACGGGCTGTCGGGACCGATACTCGCGATGACCGGTTTTGACATCGAGTTGGAGTCCAATCAGGCAGAAGGCGTGATGCTGAATCTCCGCCTTGCGTTCTGCCTGGTGCCGACAATCGCGATGCTGGTCACGGCCTACTTGCTCTATATCTTCCCGCTGACGCCGGCGCGGTCGGCAGAGATCCGTGAGCAGCTCGAGGCTCGGCGTGGGAAGGTCTGA
- a CDS encoding right-handed parallel beta-helix repeat-containing protein gives MKTRATSTQPHTLLIGILMALLAGHTPCLAQLIDDAPLARFAENAPSSPLPYDIRAEGLNGTTYYVSPLGSDNNPGTLGRPLRTLQAAADRAQPGDTVLARAGTYSAQDSYATLIITTTGTPEQWIRYANYPGERPLIRFNSLRGIAIRGASHIVIEGFELDGRSREVDPEEALAHATGFKGDDHSQTHFFSVGIRVENTEQNLPHHVIIRDNFIHHCSGGGIATARADYLLIENNHVYKTSLYTPWAGSGISVWESHNHDDRQDVYRTVVKDNISHHNNNLVPFWIQKKVTDGNGIIMDALKTAQGIIEDDYTKPYSGRILIANNVCMFNGGRGINLYESDRVDVVHNTLYHNGQRENSTNEIELGRADNVSVYNNIIVPIPGERAIGGYQSTGLRAGHNLVDGAGKSDFTYGQNTRDEDPRFVTLPDEVAEPLAVRLLLRHTLVPRHGSPAIGAASLDWRLHTDRVGTWRNPDRPVDIGAYQSITTDATPDNVETNEE, from the coding sequence ATGAAAACACGAGCCACGAGCACACAACCACACACGCTCCTGATCGGCATCCTGATGGCGTTGCTGGCGGGACACACCCCCTGCCTTGCCCAGTTGATCGATGACGCGCCGCTCGCCCGATTCGCAGAAAACGCACCATCCTCCCCACTCCCCTACGACATCCGCGCCGAGGGGCTCAACGGCACAACCTACTACGTCAGCCCGCTCGGCAGCGACAACAACCCCGGCACCCTCGGCAGGCCGCTGCGCACGCTGCAGGCGGCTGCCGACCGCGCTCAGCCGGGCGACACCGTTTTGGCCCGCGCCGGAACCTACTCCGCTCAGGACAGCTACGCCACGCTCATCATCACCACCACCGGCACGCCGGAGCAATGGATCCGATACGCCAATTACCCGGGCGAACGCCCGCTCATCCGCTTCAACAGTCTCCGGGGCATCGCCATCCGTGGCGCCAGCCACATCGTCATCGAGGGTTTCGAGCTCGACGGGCGCAGCCGCGAGGTCGACCCCGAAGAGGCCCTCGCCCACGCCACCGGCTTCAAGGGCGACGACCACAGCCAGACGCACTTCTTCAGCGTCGGCATCCGCGTCGAGAACACCGAGCAGAACCTGCCTCACCATGTCATCATCCGCGACAATTTTATCCATCACTGCTCGGGCGGGGGGATCGCCACCGCTCGCGCCGACTACCTGCTCATCGAGAACAATCACGTCTACAAGACTTCCCTCTACACCCCGTGGGCCGGCAGCGGCATCTCCGTCTGGGAGAGTCACAACCACGACGACCGACAGGACGTCTACCGAACCGTCGTCAAGGACAACATCAGCCACCACAACAACAATCTTGTGCCCTTCTGGATCCAGAAGAAGGTCACCGACGGCAACGGCATCATCATGGACGCGCTCAAGACCGCGCAGGGCATTATCGAGGACGACTACACCAAGCCCTACTCCGGACGCATCCTCATCGCCAACAACGTCTGCATGTTCAACGGCGGCAGGGGCATCAACCTCTACGAGAGTGACCGTGTCGACGTCGTGCACAACACTCTTTACCACAACGGCCAACGCGAGAACAGCACCAACGAGATCGAACTCGGGCGGGCCGACAACGTCTCGGTTTACAACAACATTATCGTCCCGATCCCCGGTGAGCGAGCCATCGGCGGCTATCAGTCCACCGGTCTCCGAGCCGGCCACAATCTCGTGGACGGGGCGGGCAAGTCCGACTTTACCTACGGCCAGAACACACGCGACGAAGACCCTCGCTTCGTGACGCTCCCCGACGAGGTCGCCGAGCCGCTCGCGGTCCGCTTGCTCCTCCGCCACACCCTTGTCCCGCGGCACGGCTCACCCGCCATCGGTGCCGCATCGCTGGACTGGCGGCTCCACACCGACCGCGTCGGGACCTGGCGTAACCCCGACCGTCCCGTGGACATCGGCGCGTACCAGTCCATCACGACCGACGCCACGCCCGACAACGTTGAAACGAATGAAGAGTAA
- a CDS encoding glycoside hydrolase family 130 protein, translated as MRFHNYNVVERYEGNPILTGKDFPDAYHIIHVFNSGIIKYRGKYLMVCRCEDAGLKAYFWIAESDDGLIFTPRPKPIPMPEQDADYQKYAEINIYDPRVTQIGDTYYLMHAAHSRYDCRGALQSTKDFETFTWHGFVTDAGNRNCVLFPEKFNDLYVRLDRPLTTWDSGDMWISYSPDLIHWGRGDCIMPKSDVPWAWSKVGAGAVPIKTDQGWLNIFHGVRSQAKAHLIYQLGVCLHDLNDPSKIIKLSRKPILTPTMDYELHGQTPSVVFTAGCVVEDDGSIKVYYGGADTVQCVGFTTIDRLLAICDEP; from the coding sequence ATGCGCTTCCATAATTACAACGTCGTCGAACGCTACGAGGGCAACCCGATCCTGACCGGGAAGGATTTCCCGGACGCGTACCACATCATCCACGTCTTCAACTCGGGCATCATCAAGTACCGAGGGAAGTACCTGATGGTGTGTCGTTGCGAGGACGCGGGTCTGAAGGCTTACTTCTGGATTGCGGAGAGCGACGACGGGCTGATCTTCACGCCGCGTCCCAAGCCCATCCCCATGCCCGAGCAGGACGCCGACTACCAGAAGTACGCCGAGATCAATATCTATGACCCCCGTGTTACGCAGATCGGCGATACGTATTACCTCATGCACGCGGCCCACAGCCGGTACGACTGCCGCGGCGCCCTGCAGAGCACGAAGGACTTCGAGACCTTCACGTGGCACGGCTTCGTCACCGACGCGGGCAACCGCAACTGCGTTCTCTTCCCCGAGAAGTTCAACGATCTGTACGTCCGTCTCGACCGTCCGCTGACGACGTGGGACTCGGGCGACATGTGGATCAGCTATTCGCCGGACCTGATCCACTGGGGGCGTGGCGACTGCATCATGCCGAAGTCGGACGTTCCCTGGGCGTGGAGCAAGGTCGGCGCCGGTGCCGTGCCCATCAAGACCGATCAGGGGTGGCTCAACATTTTCCACGGCGTGCGTAGTCAGGCCAAGGCACACCTCATCTACCAGCTCGGCGTCTGCCTCCACGACCTCAACGACCCGTCGAAGATCATCAAGCTGAGTCGCAAGCCGATCCTGACGCCGACGATGGATTACGAGCTCCACGGCCAGACGCCCAGCGTCGTCTTCACCGCCGGGTGTGTCGTCGAGGATGACGGTTCGATCAAGGTGTATTACGGTGGTGCGGACACGGTGCAGTGCGTGGGCTTCACCACCATCGACCGGCTGCTCGCCATCTGCGACGAGCCGTAA
- a CDS encoding alpha/beta fold hydrolase, translating to MGRSDSTTMFEVDGVRLAARWLGRREQPADARLLFAVHGTGGCGDELMAELRPSLDVIERPTLVVCPSFETPYQYLVDDLGTRVSGLMSGLRERFDLAAGSVLFGFSGGAQFVHRYALRYPDGVSGCVALAAGCWTLLSGQAIGMQVDEGWFERTPWSMPEVLRSRDHAVRLTDRHRSTYWVVGCGSEDHPSRIESAERFRKSLVGAGLLAKGCTWSGGHDLPGAEHLGPVLKQVLSDACQ from the coding sequence GTGGGAAGGTCTGACTCGACGACGATGTTTGAGGTTGACGGCGTACGACTGGCGGCCCGTTGGCTGGGCCGCCGCGAGCAACCCGCAGACGCTCGTCTGTTGTTCGCGGTTCACGGAACGGGCGGTTGCGGGGACGAACTCATGGCGGAGCTGAGACCGTCGCTGGATGTGATCGAGCGTCCAACGCTGGTGGTTTGCCCGAGTTTCGAGACGCCTTATCAGTACCTCGTGGATGATCTCGGGACACGCGTTTCGGGGTTGATGTCGGGGCTGCGTGAACGCTTTGACCTGGCCGCGGGGAGCGTGCTGTTCGGTTTCTCGGGAGGCGCGCAGTTCGTGCACCGGTACGCCTTGCGTTACCCCGATGGCGTCTCGGGGTGTGTGGCGTTGGCCGCGGGTTGCTGGACGCTGCTGTCGGGGCAGGCGATCGGGATGCAGGTGGACGAGGGGTGGTTTGAGCGGACGCCCTGGTCTATGCCGGAGGTGCTGCGGTCGAGGGATCACGCCGTGAGGCTGACCGATCGGCATCGTTCGACGTATTGGGTGGTCGGTTGTGGCTCGGAGGACCACCCGAGTCGGATCGAGAGCGCGGAGCGTTTCAGGAAGTCGCTGGTCGGCGCGGGACTGCTCGCCAAAGGGTGCACGTGGTCGGGCGGGCACGACCTGCCCGGAGCAGAGCACCTCGGACCTGTGCTGAAACAGGTGCTGAGCGACGCCTGTCAGTAG
- a CDS encoding alpha-amylase family protein has protein sequence MKLSYRHIHLDFHTSPDIEGIGADFDPADFARTLKQAHVSSINLFARCHHGYVYYPSKVNPERIHPHLERPNLLPEQIEACHKQGIRAPIYITVQWDQFTSDEHRDWLLIDENAKPYGNGPMEAGFYRRLDVSHPSYIEFLENHVREVLATMPVDGLWFDIVVPYFSYAKHWLDAMDREGLDVERAEDRTRYSREVIRRFKSRMTEFVRSLPEYNEDCTIFYNAGHVGPRHRDCKEAYTHFELESLPGGGWGYMHFPVAQRYARGLGLPTLGMTGKFHSSWGDFHGYKNEASLEFEVFNMLALGATTCIGDQLPPRGVLDPTTYELIGGVFEQIEEKEPWCHDASPVTDIAVMIPEEFQRGEGVFHDQEESQGRTDFGVVRMLQELGHQFDMVSSDRDFSPYKLVVLPDEIPVSPELAKKLKAYVAQGGSLLLSHRSGLTPEGDAFADLGLNATLVGEAPFCPDFLRPEAPLREGLADTRYVMIQTAMEVKPEAGAEVLARTERPYFNRTREHFCSHQYAPTSGEFVYPSVIRSGSVIYFAHPVFRMYDYEACRWVKRLVRNAIDLLMPTRLVRHDGPSSLIATLNEQSDQQRLVLHLQHYIPERRGERFDVVEDKIPLYNRTFTLTPDRAVKSARLVPQDQPLEITQVDTTIAMTVPVIDGHQMVELNYA, from the coding sequence ATGAAACTCAGCTACCGACATATCCACCTCGATTTCCACACCTCACCCGACATTGAGGGCATCGGTGCCGATTTCGACCCCGCCGACTTCGCCAGGACCCTGAAGCAGGCGCACGTCAGCTCGATCAACCTGTTTGCGCGGTGCCACCATGGGTATGTCTACTACCCCTCGAAGGTGAACCCTGAGCGGATCCACCCCCATCTCGAGCGTCCGAACCTGCTGCCCGAGCAGATTGAGGCGTGCCACAAGCAAGGCATCCGCGCCCCCATCTACATCACGGTTCAGTGGGACCAGTTTACCTCGGACGAGCACCGCGACTGGCTGCTCATCGACGAGAACGCCAAGCCGTACGGCAATGGTCCCATGGAGGCCGGCTTCTACCGGCGGCTCGATGTTTCACACCCGAGCTACATCGAATTCCTTGAGAACCACGTCCGCGAGGTCCTCGCCACCATGCCCGTCGACGGGCTCTGGTTCGACATCGTCGTCCCCTACTTCTCGTACGCCAAACACTGGCTCGATGCCATGGACCGCGAAGGGCTGGATGTCGAACGGGCCGAGGACCGCACGCGTTACTCGCGCGAAGTCATCCGACGCTTCAAGTCACGCATGACCGAGTTCGTCCGCTCCCTGCCCGAGTACAACGAAGACTGCACCATTTTCTACAACGCCGGTCACGTCGGTCCCCGGCACCGCGACTGCAAAGAGGCCTACACCCACTTCGAGCTGGAATCCCTGCCCGGCGGCGGGTGGGGTTACATGCACTTTCCGGTCGCGCAACGCTACGCTCGCGGACTCGGACTTCCCACCCTCGGGATGACCGGGAAGTTCCACTCCTCGTGGGGCGATTTCCACGGCTACAAGAACGAGGCCTCGCTTGAGTTCGAGGTCTTCAACATGCTCGCCCTCGGCGCAACCACGTGCATCGGCGATCAGCTCCCGCCTCGCGGCGTGCTGGACCCGACCACCTACGAGCTTATTGGAGGCGTCTTCGAACAGATCGAGGAGAAAGAACCCTGGTGCCACGACGCCAGCCCCGTCACCGACATCGCCGTCATGATCCCCGAGGAATTCCAACGCGGCGAGGGGGTCTTCCACGACCAGGAAGAGTCTCAGGGACGCACCGACTTCGGCGTCGTCCGGATGCTTCAGGAGCTGGGGCATCAGTTTGACATGGTCTCCTCCGACCGTGACTTTTCTCCCTACAAGCTCGTCGTCCTCCCCGACGAGATCCCCGTGAGTCCCGAGCTGGCGAAGAAGCTCAAGGCTTATGTGGCTCAGGGCGGGTCACTCCTGCTTAGCCACCGCTCCGGTCTCACGCCCGAGGGCGACGCCTTCGCCGATCTCGGTCTCAACGCCACCCTCGTCGGCGAAGCGCCCTTCTGCCCCGACTTCCTCCGGCCCGAAGCACCGCTCCGCGAGGGGCTGGCCGACACGCGCTACGTCATGATCCAGACCGCTATGGAGGTCAAGCCCGAGGCCGGTGCCGAAGTCCTTGCCCGCACCGAGCGGCCTTACTTCAACCGGACGCGTGAGCACTTCTGTTCGCATCAGTACGCACCGACGAGCGGCGAGTTTGTCTATCCCTCCGTCATCCGCAGCGGATCGGTCATCTACTTCGCCCATCCTGTGTTCCGCATGTACGACTACGAGGCTTGCCGCTGGGTCAAGCGACTGGTCCGCAACGCGATCGATCTGCTCATGCCCACGCGTCTCGTCCGTCACGACGGGCCGTCGAGTCTGATCGCAACCCTCAACGAGCAGTCCGATCAGCAGCGACTCGTCCTGCACCTGCAGCACTACATCCCCGAGCGGCGCGGTGAGCGTTTCGATGTCGTCGAGGACAAGATCCCTCTCTACAACCGTACCTTCACGCTCACCCCCGACCGCGCGGTGAAATCAGCCCGACTCGTCCCTCAGGACCAGCCCCTCGAGATCACGCAAGTGGACACGACGATCGCCATGACCGTGCCGGTCATCGATGGCCACCAGATGGTCGAACTGAACTACGCCTGA
- a CDS encoding sulfatase family protein — MIATRPNRNVLLIYTDQWRYDALGCAGHPVVQTPNLDALAVRGTRFSHCFVQHPLCMPSRYSMLSGRYPSSLGVTHMGVPVPEDAEVLSCVLARFGYRTANIGKLHFLPHANRDHREAHPAYGFEHAEISDEPGVYPDAYRAWVQRHHPDDLEASAQVAHPPAWEAWQRVLGQDDGIRHPENLDPYRTRVYEGSDDSTHSAFVAERSIDYLRRRASDREPFFCISSFYNPHSPLVAPQRFLDLYADRSITPPCFPEAEDAERKARGWDDDYLVQAMRGYYAMISEVDHYVGQIIDALDAGGLSDNTLVIFTSDHGEFLGEHLRWGKGYPAPDCVLRVPCIMAGPGVAPGPSAVDTIIEAVDIFPTITDWLAVPTPPQAEGCSRLSLLQRHPAESDPSESALCEDAEWKHLRTRNHRYLLHRDGSEELYDVNAEHGEYHDISRDPDARETLAAMRHRLALRLLEKERPAPRVWPY, encoded by the coding sequence ATGATCGCAACACGCCCCAACCGTAATGTCCTCCTCATCTACACCGACCAGTGGCGGTACGACGCTCTGGGGTGTGCGGGTCATCCGGTTGTTCAGACGCCGAACCTTGACGCTTTGGCGGTGCGTGGAACGCGTTTCTCGCACTGCTTCGTGCAGCACCCGCTCTGCATGCCGTCGCGCTACAGCATGCTGTCGGGCCGGTATCCGTCGAGTCTGGGCGTCACGCACATGGGTGTCCCGGTGCCCGAGGACGCCGAGGTGCTCTCGTGTGTCCTCGCGCGCTTCGGCTACCGCACCGCCAACATCGGCAAGCTCCACTTCCTTCCCCACGCCAACCGCGACCACCGCGAGGCCCATCCCGCCTACGGCTTTGAGCACGCCGAGATCTCTGACGAACCGGGTGTCTACCCCGACGCCTACCGCGCCTGGGTCCAGCGGCATCACCCCGACGACCTTGAGGCCTCAGCGCAGGTTGCGCACCCGCCGGCCTGGGAGGCGTGGCAGCGTGTCTTGGGTCAGGACGACGGCATCCGACACCCGGAGAACCTCGACCCCTACCGCACACGCGTCTACGAGGGGTCTGACGATTCCACCCACAGCGCGTTCGTCGCCGAACGTTCCATCGATTACCTCCGGCGACGCGCCAGCGACCGCGAACCCTTCTTCTGCATCAGCAGCTTCTACAACCCCCACAGCCCGCTCGTCGCGCCCCAGCGCTTCCTCGATCTCTACGCCGACCGGTCCATCACCCCCCCCTGCTTCCCGGAAGCCGAGGACGCCGAACGAAAAGCACGCGGCTGGGACGACGACTACCTCGTGCAGGCGATGCGCGGCTACTACGCCATGATCAGCGAGGTCGACCACTACGTCGGACAGATCATCGATGCCCTCGACGCCGGGGGCCTCAGCGACAACACACTGGTGATCTTCACCAGCGACCACGGCGAGTTTCTGGGAGAGCACCTTCGCTGGGGCAAGGGGTACCCGGCACCCGACTGCGTTCTCCGTGTCCCCTGCATCATGGCCGGCCCGGGCGTCGCTCCGGGACCGTCCGCCGTTGACACCATCATCGAAGCCGTCGACATCTTTCCGACCATCACCGACTGGCTCGCCGTCCCGACTCCGCCGCAGGCCGAAGGCTGCTCACGACTCAGCCTCCTGCAACGGCACCCCGCCGAATCGGACCCCAGCGAATCCGCGCTCTGCGAAGACGCCGAGTGGAAACACCTCCGCACCCGTAATCACCGTTATCTGCTCCACCGCGACGGCAGCGAGGAGCTCTACGACGTGAACGCGGAGCACGGCGAGTACCACGACATCAGCCGGGATCCCGACGCTCGTGAAACACTTGCTGCGATGCGGCATCGCCTCGCGCTCCGGCTTCTGGAGAAAGAGCGTCCCGCCCCACGCGTCTGGCCCTACTGA